In Actinomadura luteofluorescens, the sequence AGCCCGACCGTCAGGTTCCGCGCCCCGCCGCCCAGCGGGTTCGCGGTGACCGCCGGGGACGCCTCGGTCAGCCCGTAGCAGTTGATCAGGCCCCTGGCCCCGACCTCGGCGAGCCGGTCGATCGTGCTCCGCGACAGCCCCATCGCCCCGGAGATGAAGATGCGCGGCGAGCGCAGGTCGTCAGGCCGGAACCGCGGGCTGTCGAGCACCTGCTCGTACAGCGTCGACACCCCGGGGAAGATGGTCGGCCGGTACTTGCGGAGCGCGCGCACCACGCGGTCGCCGTCGTAGCGGGGGAGCAGCACCACCGCCCCGGCCGTCATCACGGGCGCGACGAGGCAGCTCATCAGTCCGAACGAGTGGAACAGCGGCAGCACCGCAAGGGTCACGTCCTCGCCGGGACGCCCTTCGAGGTCCCACGCGTGCTGCTGGCAGGCGTTCGCGACGAGATTGCGGTGGGTGAGCATCGCGCCCTTGGGACGCCCTTCCGTCCCACCGGTGTACTGGATGGCGGCCAGATGCCTGGACGGGTCCAAGGGCAGTTGCCGTACGCGGCGCGCGGGCGCTCTCTGCAGCTCCTTGAACGGGACGACGCCCGGGTCGTTCGGCACGTCCGCGGTGATGGCCGCGCGCCGCCGCTGCATCTGCACGAGCGGGAGGCGCAGGGCGATCCGCCTGCCGACCGGGAGGAAGTCGGCCAGGGACGTCACGATGACGTGCTCCAGACCCAGCCGGTCCCGCACGGCCTTCACCGTCTTGTAGGAACGATCCAGCACGACGGCGACGCGCGCGCCGCAGTCGGCGAGCTGCCGGAGCATCTCCTCCTCGGTGTAGAGGGGGTTGTGCTGGACCGCGATCGCGCCCCTGCGCAGCACGCCGAAGAACGCGATGACCTGCTGCGGGCAGTTCGGGAGGATCAGCGCCACCCGGTCGCCGGGCTGCACTCCCAGCCGGTGCAGCCCGTCGGCGAACCGGTCCACGGCCTCGCGCAGGTCGCGGTAGCCGATCCGCCGGCCAAAGAAGATCAGCGCGTGGTTGCGCGGGTACCGGTCCGCGGCATCGTCGAGCAGGCGCGTGACGGGGACGTCCGGGACGACGATCTCCCGGGGCACCCCCGGCTGATACCACTGCCGCCAGGGTGAGGAGCGCAGTGACGAGTGCCACATAACGCTCGATTGAATCATCTTCGGCACCTTCGCGAGAGGCGAGTTCCTCTGGTCCTGCCCCCCGGAGGACTCGATCGCGAGGGAAGCCGCTGCGAGACCGGCGGGTTGACGGTCCCCCGGCGGCGCTCTAGTTTCGGTCCAGTCCTTAATTGAGCCGTAGGGAGATCGCGGCGGAAGCGGCGGAGCCGTGCCGGCCGGCCGAGCCGTTCGGGGTGTTTGGAGAACGATGAGGATCGCGTTCGCGGGACTGGCCACCACCTACCACCCCGATGTCGACGCTCGGTTGCTGCGCGACCGGGCGATCACCGAGCTCGTCGTCTGGGGCGACGAGGACGGGTCCTTCGCGGCGCGGCACGGCGCCAGGCCGGTCCGATCGCTGGAGGAACTCGTCGCGGCGGGGCCGGACGCCGCCGTCGTCACCTGCCGGCCGCGTGCCGTGGCCGGCGTCGTGCGGCGGCTGGCGGAGGCCGGGATCCCGGTGTTCGTGACCAAACCCGCCATCGGCACCGCAGTCGATCTCGACCGGCTGGACCAGGTCGTCGAGACCGCCTCGACCCCGGTGACGACGTGCTCGGTGCTGCGGTTCGCGCCGGCGGTGAGAAGGCTCGCCGAGACGGTTCGCGCGATGGAAGGCGGCGCGGCCTCGGACGTTCTCGGGGTGCGCGTCACCGTGCGGCACTCCGTGGCGGCCTACCTGTCTCCCGAACGCCGCTGGCTCGACGACCCGGCCGAGGGCGGCGGCACCCTGGCGACGATGGGCCTGCACGGCGTCGAACTGGCGTCCGCGGTCCTCGGGCCCGGACTCGACGCGCACTGGGCGAGCCGGTCGGTCCGCGTCCACCGCGGATCGCTGTCGGAGGACACCGGAGTGATCGCCCTGGCCTGGCCGGACGGGCGGTACGGCCTCGTGGAGGTCCTCGGCGCGACCGACGAGGACCGGTACGAGGTCGCCGTGCACACCAGGCAGGGGACGCGGACGGCCACGCTCACGGGCGACGTGGACGACCCGTTCGAGACGTTCGGCTACGCCGGGACGGTGGACGCCTTCCTCGACGGAGTCCGCGAGGGCCGGGCCGCCGTCCCCTGGACGACGACCCGTGAGGTCCTCGGCGCCGTCGTCGACGCGCGGAACTCGGCGTTTCCCGCTGTCAGTCGCGCAGATCCACCCGGAACAGCTCCGCGCCGTCGCTGAACAGGAGCCGGTGGTCGCCCTGCACCGCCAGCCTGCGGAGCGGATGCTCGGCCACCAGGGTGGGCGCCCGCCCGGACTCGGGGTCGATCCGGTAGATCCGGCCGCCGTCCATGCCGACGTACAGCGCCTTCCGGGTCGCGACGATGTCGCCGCCCGCGGTGGTCGAGCCCAGGACGAAGCGCTTGAGGACCCGGCCGCGGCGCGGATCGACGGAGAACACGGTCGTTCCGGCGACCCCCCAGAGCTTCCGGTCGGGGCCGATGGTGACGGAGCCGACGGTTCCGGCACCGGGCACGGGGAGGGTCTCCCACAGCTTGCGGCTCCGGGCGACGTCCCAGGCGAATACCGCCCCCTCCTTGCGGGTCGGTGGCGTCGTGCCCAGACCACCGGTGATCGACGTCCCCCCGTAGACGACGCCGTCGCGCGCGGTCAGGGAGAAGACGCTCTCGTCCTGGACGACGTTCCGGGTGACCTGGGTCTGGCCCGTCTTCGGGTCGTGGACGGCCAGCGCCCCGCCGAGCCGGTCGCCCTCGGGCACCGTCCCGACGGCGATCTTGCCGTCGACCTCGGCGAGCGCACGAGCGCGCATCTGCAGCTCGGGCTTGAGGTTGACCGCGAGCCGGGGATTGTCGGGCGTACCGGCCGGACCGGGCGAGTACTCCGGGCTGCTCCACGGCTCGGACGGGTCGTGGGAGTAGAGCCGGGCGTCGGGGTACGCGCCGATCCATACCCTTCCGTCGGATGCCTCCAGCACCGACTCGACCTGGGAGAAGCGGTTGAAGGTGGCCGTGCCCGACTCCGGGTCGACCAGCGAGAGGCCGCCGTTGAGGAATCCGCCCGCGTAGGCCCGGGTGCGTCCGCCCGCGAGCGACAGGATCTCGATCGGCTCGCGGCGGACCTCCGTCGGCAGGATCGCGTACTTGCCGGTCTGCGGGTTGTAGCGGAACATGTCGCCGCGCCAGAGCGTACCCACCACGCTCGTGCCCGGATAGTCCGGCAGATTCAGCTCGGCCCATCCGATCGAGCGGGCGTTCTGGACCCTGCCGGTGAACGTCAGCCCGGTACCGGTGAGAGTCCTGGCCGCCGGGTCGTAGCGCTTCAGTTCGCTCTTCTGGATCAGGTAGATCTCGCCGTCGGCGCCGGCGGGCGAGACGTCGAGTCCGTGGGCGTCGGGGATCTCGTCCGTCCACTGGCCCGAGGCGACGTCGTACACGAACAACGGGCTGGGGAAGGCGTTGCCGATCCGCACGTAGAGGCGGCCGTCCCGGGCGTTGATGTCGTAGACCTGCTTGCCTTCGATCGAGCCCAGGCCGGGCGGTGCCGGCAGCTCCCGGGAGACTCCCGTCTGGGGATCGAGCTCGGCGATATGGGCCTGGGCGTAGGACCCCGTGTAGACCTTGCCGTCCATGTAGGCGATGCTTTTGACGTACGTCTGCCCGGGCACAGGCTGCCCGTAGTCGCGGACCGCTCCGGTGCGCGGGTCGTACTGGAACACCCGGCCGCCCGGGAAGGTGCCGCCGTAGATGTTCCCGTCCTGGTCGCTGGTGAGCCGCCAGATGAACGTCTGGTCGGGCAGCGGGCGGCCCAGGTCTTCCACGGTGTCCCCGGAGCCGGGGCGCCATCGGTACAGGTGGCCGTTGTTGTAGGTCCCGGCGTAGATGGAGCCGTCCGGTGTGGCGATCACCGCATAGCCGCCTTCGGCGCCCGGCAGCGGCGCCGTGACCAGGCGGCTGCCGTCGGCGGGGTCGACGGCGTTCAGGTGGGCGGGTTTGCCGGTCGAGACGTTCCACAGCGCCGGCCGCCCCTCCGGCCCCGGGGCGACGACACCACCGATCAGCAGGACGTCGGAGAGCGGGACGCCGAGCGGCACCACGGTCGCGCCCGGAACGTGGGCGAGGTCGGCCGAGGCGGGCACGGCGATCGTCATCGGGGCGAGCAGGGCGGCGGTGAGCGCCGCCGTGATGGGGCGTGGTCTGGGCACAGGGCCTCCCGGTCCGGAGGGTTTACGGTCCTGGCCGAAAGAGTTACGCTGCCGATCCGCGCTCGTCAACCCTCCAGGTGCAGGGGAGGGAGCCCGTACCTGCGAGGGATCGGCGTCTTCCAGAGGTCGACTTTCAGCCTCGACCGTTAGTTAGTGAGTTGGTATCACTGCCGATTGCGTTGAGGTGAGGAGTCGATCCATGAGACGAGTCAGAGCTCTGTCGACGGTGCTGCTGCTGCTCGGGTGACCGTGGCCGTCGCGCCCCCGCCTCGGCGGCGAGCCTGAGACAACTGCCCGCACTACCCCTGAGCAGCGTGACCACGCCGGGCGGCGCGGTCGTACACCGTCCGGACGGCGTCGCGTACCTCTACACGGTGTCGACCGTGGCGGCCGGGAGCGCGCCGTTCTCGGTCATCGACACCGGGGACGGCAGCCGCGAGTCCGGGACGTCGATCTCCCGGGGCACCCCCGGCTGATACCACTGCCGCCAGGGTGAGGACCGCAGTGACGAGTGCCACATAACGCTCGTTTGAATCATCTTCGGCACCTTCGCGCGGTGCGAAGAAAGGCGGACGCGCGGGCGGCGTCCGCGCCGACTCAGCGCGTCCAGCCCTCCGAA encodes:
- a CDS encoding AMP-binding protein, whose protein sequence is MPREIVVPDVPVTRLLDDAADRYPRNHALIFFGRRIGYRDLREAVDRFADGLHRLGVQPGDRVALILPNCPQQVIAFFGVLRRGAIAVQHNPLYTEEEMLRQLADCGARVAVVLDRSYKTVKAVRDRLGLEHVIVTSLADFLPVGRRIALRLPLVQMQRRRAAITADVPNDPGVVPFKELQRAPARRVRQLPLDPSRHLAAIQYTGGTEGRPKGAMLTHRNLVANACQQHAWDLEGRPGEDVTLAVLPLFHSFGLMSCLVAPVMTAGAVVLLPRYDGDRVVRALRKYRPTIFPGVSTLYEQVLDSPRFRPDDLRSPRIFISGAMGLSRSTIDRLAEVGARGLINCYGLTEASPAVTANPLGGGARNLTVGLPLPMTDVVIVDQDEPTKVLPPGGTGEVVVRGPQVFAGYWNAPLATAQTLSKGWLRTGDIGVMDEKGFLTIVDRQRDMIKVSGFTVSPSEVEKVLRRHPAVHDCAVVGVPDARRGERIIAHVVEHPAYPFSADELRRHCERYLSHYKVPSEFLPRTELPRNMLGKVVRQRLRDEFAASSAERMGPARSG
- a CDS encoding Gfo/Idh/MocA family protein, with amino-acid sequence MRIAFAGLATTYHPDVDARLLRDRAITELVVWGDEDGSFAARHGARPVRSLEELVAAGPDAAVVTCRPRAVAGVVRRLAEAGIPVFVTKPAIGTAVDLDRLDQVVETASTPVTTCSVLRFAPAVRRLAETVRAMEGGAASDVLGVRVTVRHSVAAYLSPERRWLDDPAEGGGTLATMGLHGVELASAVLGPGLDAHWASRSVRVHRGSLSEDTGVIALAWPDGRYGLVEVLGATDEDRYEVAVHTRQGTRTATLTGDVDDPFETFGYAGTVDAFLDGVREGRAAVPWTTTREVLGAVVDARNSAFPAVSRADPPGTAPRRR